The Lutzomyia longipalpis isolate SR_M1_2022 chromosome 2, ASM2433408v1 DNA window CGATGCTGCACACAAGGTGCGCGGGGATTGCAAAGGTGATTGAAGGCTCTTCTGGGACGACGTGAGGGGAGCCCGCGAAGATTTCCAAgtggaagagagagagagagggagggagggagaaaaaagagaTTCTGATGCCTTTTTGGGCATACCTCGCAATCCGGCAGAGTCATGAAATAAAGCATTTCATCACTCTCGCGGGACGAGGCTCCCTCATCGTTCAAAGAGCCAAAACCCATCAGCGGCAGGGATCTCTCTTTTCTTGCACGCCTCacacatttcattttattattaacaaCCCTCTTTTTGCACACAGCTTCCATTTCTcttgttatttttattgttatgtcccttttaatgtttttattccgCATGCGGCGCGATCTCAAACGGCGAGCAAATCCCCGCGCAACTCCTTCTGCcccttttgccaaaaaaaaatttgtcattGCATCCACTGGCATTCCTGGCCTTCCTGGCCCTGGTGCACACACACAGGAATTCCTTCCATTGGTGCCCCCTCGTGCTTTGTCCCCAAAAATCACGCATGACTGGTTAATTATTCTCTCTGCAATTGCGCCGGGTCTCAAGAGAAATTCTTAGTGCGAATTTCTCAAGACGATCcaacgtcttttttttttgccatataGCATTCATCCCCAAAATCAACAATTCGCCTTTCGTCTTTCACGCACACACATCGTggtaaaagaataattcttgtgcaaaatgatgtgaatttttccaagaaaaaatacTTCTGGTTTTGCGCGGACGCCGAAAGAATTGTAAGTGATcgtatttattatttataaatttaatgcgatattttaattattaactGCTCATGTTGAATGCACATGAAAGTTATGCGAAAGAACAAGCAAGTTGATTGGGCTGAAGAATTCCTACAAGGGGAAGAATTTGAAGatgatttatcaaaatcaattaattttgtcgttaattggaaatatttaatcgaattcaaattaattcgtttgattgattttttttatttcaaaaattgctTAAGAACTAATTTTACTATTAGAAAGTTCTTTCATAACaaggggtaaaaaaaattcttagcaTACCTAGATACATTTAGAATTAGTTTAGAATAAaacttcaatattttcttcaaaaacgcattttttatgaacaaaaaataccaaaaaatgttgtaaattgatgaaattttagtatgttatagacGTTAGTCTTTAAGACATTTCAAGCCGTTTCTTTGACTTCTTAGATTTCGCTAAATGGCCaagatatttttatcttttacaatagattttcatcttaaaaaaaactaataattttccatcaattcctctaaaagtttattcaaaaccGACCCTTTGATTTcctaattaaacaaaatttcccCTAAAAGAATCCAAAGAACcccaaaggaaaattttcggatttttcttaattttaaggctaaaaattgagcataaaaaaGCAATGAGGCCGTGTGGATTTTTGGCATTGAAAACACGCTCGCTGGCTGTGCAGATTGAATTTTGATGCTGACAGGCGCACCACAAACGACTGATTTATTAGCACAATTGTCCGGTTTTGCTGACTGAGAAAAATATACTGCTGAGGGGCTGAGGGTCATGCATGTCCTCACGATGCccaaaatttccaaagaagAACAATTTATACAATTAAATGCGCAGTCATGTCTATAAGTTGTGCGCGAATTTTGTCATTCGATTGCTTCTGGTCACGTGAAGGGAGTTTTTGTCAACATCTGGTCATCCAGGGCTAAACTATACCATCTCATGGGGCCGTTGAAAGTTTATTAGTTGTGATGAGGTTtgtgaaaggagtttatttgtttctgaatatttttgctttatgCATTTAAAGAGACAGAAAggacaattaaaaattagaagcTTCTTcagttatttctttttttttaattcttgttAAATGATTAGGCGCATGATcctgattaattttttgattgagGATTTGTGCCACACAagaacgaataaactccttttggttaaatttaaaaataattcggGTAAATTCATCAGAAAAGCAGTCGGAAGGCTGCAAGAAAAACGCAAATTTTCTGcaatcagcgacgttttgaagatttcaaataattcataTTTATCTCAAGGCTCTAGAaagattaatataaattattcgaaacgtcgctgattgCAGAAAAGTTCCGTTTTTCTTACCCCTTTCCGACGTTTACGATCGTTAATGTAAttctgtattaaaaaaaaacatttgaataattttattttcataaaaaaaattaattttcttgatccTAATCGCATTCCCCAACAAAACCCGCAGCAAAAGAACCCCAATGCATCCCTGGCTGAACGTATAGAGATCAGTAAATTCGCAGTGTCCAATTTGGTTTGGGATGCTGTGTGGCTTATTAAGTAGGTCTTTTGGTGAATTTTGGATGATGGATGGTGTTGGGAATTTGAGGAAATTGTCCACAAAGGGCGACTGTGATGCCCAAAATTGGCCAAACAGGGGAACCTTTTTTGGCAACAAAAGCAAAAGATAAAATGCGATGGGAAAAATCCCTGGCGATTGTATGTGGCGAAGAACATTTAAATGGCCATGGGAAAAAGCTCACCGATCAACTCGATCCACTCCCAGCGATCATCGACTTCATGCAGCACCAGTGTTGTTAAATGATTGAGAGCCCCGATAGTGGGGCTGGTGGTGCCTAATCAACGCGCACTTCTGACCGATCACAAGATGTGCGGGGGGGAAGGGCAAAGGAATGGGGTCCACCAAAATGCGGGAATGGGATTCACGATGATCGTTTGACGAAATACACACAAGTCAAGATTTCAGGGTGAGATTTTGCAACGATGACCATCGCGAATCCCTCAGGAAGTGAAGCATCCATGCGGAGAATCTTCAGCAGATAGATGGATGAGATAGTGCTGGGCTCTTTggaaagtaatttaaatatttgctgcacatcttttgcttttcttaacattttatgatttttataatcATTTTTATGGCGTCTAACATCGGAAATTCCAATGGAAActccaagaaaaattcatcaagacTTCTCAAGGATTTTTAAGTTAAtcctgaatgttttttttttgcacaaatataTCTCGCaggatctttaaaaaaaaaactaatcccacgacattttttctcatcttcacTGGCCATGGGAATTCCCTTGAGGGAAATTCCTCTGTGTATGAAGGGGAAAAGCTCCTCGAAGGCATAATGGGTGGAATGCATTCGCGCACTCGATAGAGGTAGCTGGTTTGGGATTGAGATTGTGCCATTCTCGGGGGATGGATAGATGTTTTATGTGATGCGTTATTATGCGTAAAAGGCCCCCATATGATAAATTATTATGCATCATACACACCGACAATTTGCTCCATGTTCTTGCCCACAAGATGGATGAATATTAAATCTCCTGACtaaatagttcttttttttccatcttcttgCAATACCTTTTAACTCCTCGGCCAAccactttgttttttttttttcttttcttttcttttgcccACTTAaagcatctttttttttgtatagaagAAGGTACaataaaaaaggtaaaaaagaGGGAGCTtgattggctttttttttgtcttaacgTTGATTGTTGAGTAAATTGTCGCACAGACGAGATAATTCTTCCGCTAGTGCGCGCGCGAATTACAAAgttcaaaagaaaagtcaattcgaTGCGCGAATGCTGAGACTTTGCAATCTTTCTTGCACATTGGTGGATTCCTGATGAGGATGTCGCGAGGTGGGCAGGCAGGGAGATTACTGCGAAAATTGTGCTCCCTGTGTCACCTCTCTTCCCATACACCGTGGGACACCACACACGACATGGCAGCAGGGCAACATTTTAAGCAATCATTCCATATAATCTCGCGCTGATTTCTCTATTTGGCGCACCTCTTagatgcagcagcagcagcagctggGAGTGTGGGAGATtcatttaacccttggaggatttttttctggccACCCTGGCCAattagacattttttaaatcctcacagaataaaatctcttaaaagtatcgtgataatttctacatctggaaaaagtattttcttttaagagaaaatgaaggtcaaattTTTTAGGTAAGAAATATTGATCCTCTAAGTGTTAatatgtctcttttttttcgtgaatggcataaaatacaattttctacaCCACCCGAAAAGACGCCTTCTGTTTGGTAAATAAACACCAGTGTAATAGACTTTTAAAAGGTTAAATTGCTTTAATTCCTTTTAACTTCGATTGTTTAAAACTTCATGGAAATTACcaatgaattaaattcttaatacaTTATGTGGGAGCAGTTTGTTCAATTTGAAAGtttgtatgtaggtatgccAAACAATCAATTAACCTTTAAGATATAAAGAGAGGGGTCACTCTCCTTAGGAATACTTAAGAGCTGTATTAAATGCTGATTTagtcaaaaattttatgaattttattcttcagaaataaaattgaataaaaatcaaaaaaaagaaatatataaaatattgaaagaaaatctcatgatTCTCCTTCAGAAAAAGCTCCTCAGGGAAAGCTCAAAGTTCAGTAGCATAGAGAGGAATTTCTTGGCCTTATGTCAACGACATTAGACGCTTGTCCCCAGACTAGAGACCGAAGTTAGTCGAGTTGAAGTCGCGACTAGTGACTAGTCgatggattttcttgagtcGTCGTCGTTGATCAATTTTGTCGACTAGTCGTAAGTCGTCGTAGTCGATCTCAAGTCGACTCAAAGTCGACTAgtgctcaaaaaataataataatttgatcatttttagttttttaatttatgaaaaacctcaaaatttcttatgatttaaaaatacaatttacctctaaaaaaacttttttataataagttaattttaagCGCAAAGTGcactttgaagagaaaatatttttttttcttttcaacttattttataaaaagttaaTGCCAAACGCGTAACAGTTGACGAAGAAACAATCTTtcttaaaatccttttctaaCAAAGAAACGTTACAACttctgtaaaatatttgaactGGAGTTTCACTCTAAAtgtgttaaaataatatttaattgagcgCTAGTTATTCAAGGTAGTTAGAAATAcagcaatcaaaattcaatattattttaattatttttagtacaaCTCCGATTCTTTATAATTAACACAAGTTCatctttttaaagtaaatgttTCGCAATACAATTAGACTGATTTCTgcaatcttaagaaattcaaggtgaaattcactaaaagtAAATCTGtcataaaaaactcaattcaaactcaaaaatctttttttgtacctaaaaACCTTGcgactgacttaaaaaaaaacctaaatctTACGTAAAAATGCTgaccttaaaaattcaatcctaTGTAGCTTATGaaactaataattttgattaaaaactaaaataatactgactttaaaaacttaaacctgaCTCAGGGAATTTCACCctaattaatggatttttagtcaattttcataattcaGCTTTTAGGCCAGTTTAATTCTAGCTATGTATGTAAAGACCTTACTATGGGTAAAGGGGTAATACCTTTAAGGATTAACCCCTTATGAATAATAAGGAATCCAGTGGGTggaacaaagaaataaaaattaactagcCAGAATTGGACATTTTCACAAACAAGGTGTATAGCGAAAACGTCCCATTGGTCCTTGGTTCTTAAGGGGTTAAATAACTCTGGGTAAAAtgcactactcagtcgggcttaaaaatttaaatcggTTTTTGAGTcggttttaaggttttaagtcaggtcttattataaccaggattttgtctgccgacaaaatccagaatatcttattataaccaggattttgtctgccgacaaaatccagaatatcttattataaccaggattttgtctgccgacaaaatccagaatatcttattataaccaggattttgtctgccgacaaaatccagaatatcttattataaccaggattttgtctgccgacaaaatccagaatatcttattataaccaggattttgtctgccgacaaaatccagaatatcttattataaccaggattttgtctgccgacaaaatccagaatatcttaatataaccaggattttgtctgccgacaaaatccagaatatcttaatataacctggattttgtctgccgacaaaatccagaatatcttattataaccaggattttgtctgccgacaaaatccagaatatcttaatataacctggattttgtctgccgacaaaatccagaatatcttattataaccaggattttatctgccgacaaaatccagaatatcttattataaccaggattttgtctgccgacaaaatccagaatatcttaatataacctggattttgtctgccgacaaaatccagaatatcttattataaccaggattttgtctgccgacaaaatccagaatatcttaatataacctggattttgtctgccgacaaaatccagaatatcttattataaccaggattttatctgccgacaaaatccagaatatcttattataaccaggattttgtctgccgacaaaatccagaatatcttattataaccaggattttgtctgccgacaaaatccagaatatcttattataacctggattttgtctgccgacaaaatccagaatatcttaatataaccaggattttgtctgccgacaaaatccagaatatcttaatataacctggattttgtctgccgacaaaatcttgaatattttaatataacctggattttgtctgccgacaaaatccagaatatcttattataatcaggattttgtctgccgacaaaatccagaatatcttattatttttattctttttttttttaattatgcgaAATTTGATTGTTTCATCGAATAACTCttcccatacaaaatttgGTACTCCTTAATTTGGCTAAAagcatattaaataaatattatgatcATACTCATTCtttcagaaatatattttttattaaaagcttccTTATGAGCTTCATTGTAACTCTCTTCGgagttttgtgcaaatttaagaaaaacctattTCTAGAGCTTTCAGAGCTTCATTATGCCATTCTttagggtaaaaaaaatagaatccaaaaaaagctcctgaacattccaaaaaaaatgtgataaaaaaaaacaaattaaacacttaaattaattgaaaattcttaatactgcctcaaaagtattgaatttttcgcaaaataagaaaattcttgccgTGAAATGAGCTCAATAGACCTCTTGATACACTCAAAGAAGTATATATTGACTactttagaacacaaaaataatgtttaaaatgaaactgatggcccctacaacatatcaaaatttcagccctctagctataatagcggctgagatatagcgaaaacaaaattttgaggttattcaaaatggcggacggggggtgggggggtggatttgacctcataattggatgtcttccggtcgatatttaaactttgccgtttaccgcaagtctctatctatcaccgttctcttgcaatttagcgttaggttccggccggccggacggacggacggacggacggacggacggccggaaattttttttttggcgcatacgttttttggaatgtggggaccctaattcgtgctcatcccaagtttgagcccgatctgacgactttcgattttgctcggtacacaaaagctgtgtctgaaagaaacacagctaaaatatttaattataaactttatgctctgtataaaaaattttgtgtaattttcctCTATAAGTCGACTAAGTCGTTGAGTCGTCGTCGACTTATGCTCGACTgactaactcgacttagtcGTCGAAGTCGATGCAAACTTTGCATCAAGTCGTCGTCGACGAAAAGTCCATCGACTTCGGTCTCTACCCCAGACATAAATCATTCAAAGAGAGAGCAAATATCTCGTGGTGAATCAATCATCGCCAAGATCATCGCTCTTAAAAGCTTGAGGGCagcattatgtatgtatgtacttcAGCACAGCATAACAATAATCTTGCGGtggattttcacttttccaggaaaaatCCACCACAAGTGGGGGATTGAGGGGCAATTTTGGCACAAACTCCATCCTTTTTAGCACGAGGAGTGATCTTGAAAAGAAGTTCACCTCAAGTGTGCTTCTGTTGTCGCTCTTCTCTACCTGATCACCAGTATAGGTACACTGCGACCGTGAAGAGGTGTGTGCGGAGGGAGAGAGCAAAAAATGTGATCAAACAATTACCGtttttgatataaaatcaCATTTAACGGCGGCAAATGGGGAGGGGTGTGCGCGACGGGAGGAAAAAAGGCCGTGGATGTACAGAGAggttcaaaaaaaatcctttacaTGGTTTTTAACAGAAATTAGCATAATCTACGGGATGTGCGCAGAAGAGGAGTACGCGATTGTGGAACGCACACACAAGAGGTGGGAAGACGCATCGCGGAAAACACGGTCAAATCGCCTTGAGCCACACCGAGGCTCAAACTCTCATGTGTGCCACCATTCTCTCTGGGTGCATCCTCACTTTGCTGCACTCGCTGGACCCATTATAAAACATCATATTTTTGCATGCTCGGGACAAACTCTCGGTGTTTTATCTTTGGCGAATTAATGCTGGCGCGCACTCAAGCGAGACAGGGGCAAAGAGATGACCAGCAAATACAATCACTTCCACGTCCCCAGCGTCCACTCCACCCCGCTGCGACATGTcgataaatacaatttttgcaTCGCGGCGACGAATTGTGGCAAAGTAGATCACTCTCCTCCGGTTATGTTGacgcgcacacacacacacatgagaACCCAGAGAAAGAATTGCGAGATCATCAACAACGCGCCAATGGTCACCccgtaaagattttttatgaaagattaaaatttttgtaattttactGCCAATTTACAGCAgacatattatgtatgtcgTTTAACATGATGAACCGTTTGGAGAGATATTTTCATTATGCTCTCTTTTGGATTAACtttgatttattcttattaaatattttaagtcaATCCTCgaagaaatcttaaagttttatcgatttttttttaattaaaaagttaaaagttagAAATCTGGGGCTTTAAATCCtgcttaaggggggtctcttttgagagctggtgaaattaaatgtttttatttttcttggggttttccTTAAGCTTGGTTTTCCGACGTtggccacatttaaagacttattattgaagagtaagaaaatcactttccgccatcttaggtgcgacgccatcttgtgatttttctcaaaacacaaaggtaggtttttctcaagatcttctggatggattttgatggagtaaaaagcaaatggaagaggaaataccaatgcagattttgatgtagcggaattttgaatttccactctggggctgagaaaaatggaaaaacgtcaaaaactTGTGAACAGAAGTTACAACAAAAGTTTTTTAGTAAGGTACTATTTATTAcataattaagaaaacaaatgaCTTTAGGTTTAAGGAGGTTCTATgaagtaattttaaattgcagaattaaataaaattgaattgtaaTTGAAtgattagataaaatttttcactgtgaagatgttaaagaaaaaagaaacaggGTCGTAGCCATAAATCTCTTTAAAGTGGTATTTTCAAaagacgctaaaaatgtatagGTCCTGGAAAAGAATAAGAAgctttaggattttttttatgaaattctaacgtttgacgctGCTTTTCTAACCATAGATGTTGCTTTCATAGTGTTTGGGAgttctttttctaacgttagattttttaacgttttaagattattttattgttgaacgtttattttttaactttactcGTGTCCATTGCAACATTTGACGTTCGctttctaacgttagatatttattttaacattttgcgTTCTTTTTCTCGTTTTCCATATTTCTTTGGAAATGTTTGCGTTTCCTCTTAAGCATTTCATAgcatttaaagtttctttttaatatcttCAAATCCACTTTAAGGTTTTTAGACACCCAAAGATTCTTTCTAACTACGCCACTGGGAGAAAAACAAttctgaaaatctttttattttaattttaggatattttaagttgttagaaaaacCTCCTTCTTGCcttgtaaaaaagaaactaaataaCCTTTTAACCTTTTCACTTTATTAACCTTTATCAACTTTATATTAACATTTGAAAcaattttagaaagaaaaattgtaaaaaaaaacttcaaaaatttgctttttcctgcagaaaaatctctctctgAGACATTAAAATCTCTTCACATCCATCAGAAGCAATAAGGTGACCTCTCGGTGGTGGTTGTGGCATTCCAATGATCCCTGTGTGAGCCCCAACACACTGGGATGGATGTTTTGAATGCAAATCACCGCGAGAGTgggtttaaaaataattattaattaaatagagTGAGTGGTCGTTTCTTTGGGGaagggaggggggggggggggagagtTGCACTATGCTGTATTTTTCACTGCAGAGGCGCGAAAGGGGTCTTGTTGcaagattaaaaagaaaaaaagaaccttcGTCAAGTTGAGAGAGCAGGAAGTATCTCCGTGATGAGCAGCATCAATTAATGATTGATAGTAATACAATTTAATCGCCATGATAGGAGAATCATTTGTCAATTTATAATGGATTTGCGTCTCTTCCACCGTGAGCCACATAAATTACTCTGGCGCATCGCTCTCATGGCATAGCTGCTGCCCCTTAATTACACAACACGCATTTTATATTGCCTTCAATCTCCCCATCATACACCCAGGATTTATCTCTCGTTTATCATACATTGCTCTTTTGCCTTTACAATGTTTCATTCgttaaaaggattaaaaaggaaattcaaagagatttgatagtaaaaaaaaatctttctaaaaaACTAAGATTCACCTGATGCTGGAAATGCTGCTCAACTTGATTCCGTGGGTTTGTCATCCGTGGTCTCTGTGGCATTGGGTGGATGCTCGAGGACACTGTCAATGAGCCCCAGAGCTTTAGCTTCCTCGGGCGTGAGGAATGTATCACGTTCCATTTTCCCATAGAGCAGATCGTACGTTTGCTTAGTGTGCTTCACGTAGATGTTTGTCAGCATCTTCTTCAgctttattatttcttcagCTTGAATCTGAATATCCGTCGCCTGCCCTTGTGCCCCTCCAGACACCTGATGAATCATAATTCTCGCATGGGGTAGTGCATGTCGCATTCCCGGTGCTCCAGCTGCCAGCAAGAGGGATCCCATTGAGCATGCCTGCCCTACGCACCACGTTGCAATTGGGGGCTTTACGTACTGCATTGTATCATAGATGGCCAGCCCAGCTGTTACACTCCCTCCGGGGGAATTGATGTACATATGAATGGGCTTTGTGCTATGCTCGGACTGCAGGAAGAGCAACTGAGCCACCACCAGGGAACTCACTTCATCCACAATAGGGCCCATTACGCAGATTATTCTCTCTTTGAGCAATCGCGAGAAGATATCATACGCCCTCTCGCCCCTTCCAGTCTGTTCAATGACAATTGGCACGAGCCCCAAATTCCTTTTCGGTGCCCCATTGAATGCACTAGCTAGGCTCTGTGGAGACCGAAAGTGAGGTTAAGATGttaattattcaatgaaattcagagaaatatttgtgaatttagACAAATTACCTTTCCACGAGAGAATAGGGAGGGCAGTCGGAACATTTTCAGTCttctcttcttatttatttagcaaaaaatgcaagaaaatgaaCAATGACCGAGCAAACAATGCAAAACAGCTGATCAAAACAACACACGAAGGTTACCCGAAGGGCATTCAAACTTAACCTCAATTGTGCCGGAATTCAAATGTCGGCAAAATTGGAAAAGTTGTAACGaactgaaaaaatgtttttctcaattttctcacactctCTGTCCAGGAAAACCGGAGAAAACCATCGTAGAAGCAAAAAGATAAActccaaagaaaagaaaaaaaatctaatcataatttctgcaaattcttgtaaaaattcctcaacacTGATCAACAAAATTCcaccaaaaataaagaaaatgggaaaaaaatcacctgaaaaaattaaaaatgcattttcaatcTAATAAAACGTTCTTCactgtttatttttcaaataatattggctttttttcaatttgctcTTCCGTGTCCATCACT harbors:
- the LOC129788807 gene encoding ATP-dependent Clp protease proteolytic subunit, mitochondrial, with protein sequence MFRLPSLFSRGKSLASAFNGAPKRNLGLVPIVIEQTGRGERAYDIFSRLLKERIICVMGPIVDEVSSLVVAQLLFLQSEHSTKPIHMYINSPGGSVTAGLAIYDTMQYVKPPIATWCVGQACSMGSLLLAAGAPGMRHALPHARIMIHQVSGGAQGQATDIQIQAEEIIKLKKMLTNIYVKHTKQTYDLLYGKMERDTFLTPEEAKALGLIDSVLEHPPNATETTDDKPTESS